In Arthrobacter sp. PAMC25284, a single genomic region encodes these proteins:
- a CDS encoding Fur family transcriptional regulator: protein MTQGASTGRTSAAAPAAGKEQRVTKQRLAVSAALDDLADFVSTQELHRILQDRDTAVSLATTYRILQSLADDGLVDVLRNADGEAVYRRCAVTGHHHHLLCRTCGKAVEVEAPAVEAWTARIATEHGFTQVEHTVEIFGLCPACTIASGS from the coding sequence ATGACCCAGGGCGCCAGCACCGGCCGGACATCCGCCGCGGCCCCGGCGGCCGGCAAGGAACAACGCGTCACCAAGCAGCGCCTCGCCGTCAGCGCCGCCCTGGATGATCTGGCGGACTTTGTCAGCACGCAGGAGTTGCACCGCATCCTCCAGGACCGGGACACCGCCGTGTCCCTGGCGACTACCTACCGGATCCTGCAGTCACTCGCCGACGACGGCCTCGTGGATGTGCTCCGGAACGCCGACGGCGAAGCCGTATACCGGCGCTGCGCCGTGACCGGACACCACCACCATCTCCTGTGCCGTACCTGCGGCAAGGCTGTCGAGGTGGAAGCCCCCGCGGTCGAAGCCTGGACCGCGCGGATCGCCACGGAACACGGCTTCACCCAGGTGGAACACACGGTGGAAATCTTCGGGCTGTGCCCGGCGTGCACCATCGCGTCCGGCAGCTAG
- a CDS encoding hemolysin family protein, which produces MEWLLLAAGLLLILGTGFFVAVEFSLVALDQSTVQRAVDNGDTAAEPLLKCLKSLSTQLSSCQLGITMTTLLTGYVMEPSVGKLLEGPLAAVGVPSAAAGSVSLVLAMTLATLLSMLIGELVPKNMAIALSFPVGRALARPQLVFTAVFKPAIVVLNGFSNKVLNVFGLEAKEEISGARTPAELASLVRRSAAMGTLDAGTANFISRTLKFSGRTAADVMTPRIRVETIDADQPVSDIVEAAKRTGYSRFPVIGESSDDIRGVVHIKKAIAVPADRRANLEAGAIMTDVLRVPETIHLDALLAELREGTGNLQLAVVLDEYGGTAGIATLEDLVEEIVGEVADEHDRVRPGLLQSAAGDWYFPGLLRPDELSEQVPGLTVPDEASYETVGGYVMSQLGRIAAEGDTVDVGGGTLSVTRMDGRRIDRICFRPVRNTGGEKSDIQAGAA; this is translated from the coding sequence ATGGAATGGCTACTCCTCGCGGCCGGCCTGCTGCTCATCCTCGGCACCGGTTTCTTCGTTGCCGTGGAATTCTCTTTGGTGGCCCTTGACCAGTCCACGGTGCAGCGTGCCGTGGACAACGGCGATACGGCCGCCGAGCCACTGCTGAAGTGCCTCAAATCCCTGTCCACGCAGCTGTCGAGCTGTCAGTTGGGCATCACCATGACCACCCTGCTGACCGGCTACGTCATGGAGCCCTCCGTCGGCAAGTTGCTCGAGGGGCCTCTGGCCGCGGTCGGGGTCCCGTCCGCAGCCGCCGGCTCGGTGTCACTGGTCCTTGCCATGACGCTGGCGACGCTGCTTTCCATGCTGATCGGCGAACTGGTGCCGAAGAATATGGCCATTGCGCTGTCGTTTCCGGTCGGTAGGGCCCTGGCCCGCCCGCAACTGGTCTTCACCGCCGTCTTCAAGCCCGCCATAGTGGTCCTGAACGGCTTCTCCAACAAGGTCCTGAACGTCTTTGGGCTTGAGGCCAAGGAAGAGATCTCGGGAGCCCGCACCCCGGCCGAGCTGGCTTCGCTCGTGCGCCGGTCCGCCGCGATGGGCACCCTGGACGCCGGCACGGCAAACTTCATCTCGCGGACGCTGAAGTTCTCCGGCCGGACCGCTGCGGACGTTATGACGCCCCGGATCCGGGTGGAGACCATCGACGCCGACCAGCCGGTCTCGGACATCGTGGAGGCGGCCAAACGCACCGGCTACTCCCGGTTCCCGGTCATCGGGGAGTCCTCCGACGACATCCGCGGCGTGGTCCACATCAAAAAAGCCATTGCCGTGCCTGCGGACCGGCGCGCGAACCTGGAGGCGGGCGCCATCATGACCGATGTGCTCCGCGTGCCGGAAACGATCCACCTCGATGCGCTGCTCGCCGAATTGCGCGAGGGTACCGGCAATCTCCAGCTCGCCGTGGTCCTCGACGAATACGGCGGAACCGCAGGAATCGCCACACTCGAGGACCTCGTTGAGGAAATCGTTGGGGAAGTCGCCGACGAGCACGACAGGGTCCGGCCCGGACTGCTGCAGAGCGCCGCGGGCGACTGGTACTTCCCCGGGCTGCTGCGTCCCGATGAGCTCTCCGAGCAGGTTCCCGGCCTGACTGTCCCTGACGAGGCCAGCTATGAAACGGTGGGAGGCTACGTCATGAGCCAGCTTGGCAGGATTGCGGCCGAGGGGGACACCGTCGACGTCGGTGGCGGAACCCTCAGCGTGACCCGGATGGATGGCCGGCGGATCGACCGGATCTGCTTCCGCCCCGTCAGGAATACCGGCGGGGAAAAGTCCGACATCCAGGCAGGTGCCGCATGA
- a CDS encoding response regulator transcription factor, which yields MNDIRILLVDDHPVVRAGLRAMLTGFEGIAVAAEAADGDAALRELHRLQTLDDPVDVVLMDLQMGAGMDGVTATSRIRLLEAAPPVLILTTYDSDADILAAVEAGASGYMLKDAAPEEIRQAVLAAAAGQTALAPKIAALLMNRISNPATALTPREAQLLELLATGLSNRAIAKQIFISEATVKTHLVHIYGKLGVENRTAAIAAATRRRLIRIPGQQG from the coding sequence ATGAACGACATCCGTATTCTGCTCGTTGATGACCATCCCGTCGTCAGGGCAGGACTGCGGGCCATGCTCACCGGATTCGAGGGCATCGCCGTCGCAGCCGAAGCCGCCGACGGCGACGCCGCGCTCAGGGAACTGCACCGGCTGCAAACCCTGGACGACCCGGTCGATGTGGTGCTGATGGACCTGCAAATGGGCGCAGGCATGGACGGAGTCACCGCGACTTCACGGATCAGGCTGTTGGAGGCAGCCCCGCCGGTCCTGATCCTGACCACGTACGACTCGGATGCGGACATCCTGGCCGCCGTGGAGGCAGGGGCCAGCGGCTACATGCTCAAGGATGCGGCACCGGAAGAGATCCGGCAGGCCGTGCTGGCGGCCGCCGCCGGCCAGACTGCCCTGGCTCCAAAAATCGCGGCATTGCTGATGAACCGGATCAGCAATCCCGCCACCGCGCTCACCCCGAGGGAAGCCCAATTGCTCGAATTGCTCGCGACCGGGCTGTCCAACCGCGCCATCGCCAAACAGATCTTCATTTCCGAGGCAACCGTCAAGACCCATCTGGTGCACATCTACGGAAAACTCGGGGTGGAGAACCGCACCGCGGCCATCGCCGCTGCGACCCGGCGCCGGCTTATCCGGATCCCGGGGCAGCAGGGATAA
- a CDS encoding hemolysin family protein, whose protein sequence is MSDWAGILWLVVLLIGNAFFVAAEFAVMSARRSQIEPLAEAGSKRAQTTLRAMENVSLMLACAQLGITVCSLLILQVAEPAIHHLLAVPLHAVGVPVEIADVAAFAIALLAVTFLHVTFGEMVPKNISVSVADKAALLLAPPLMFIARMVRPVIVALNWSANHILRLMRIEPKDEVNSSFTLEEVQSIVQESTRHGLVDDDAGLITGALEFSEHTAARVMVPLDKLVMLKTATTPAEFEKAVSRTGFSRFPMLDDDGMLYGYLHIKDVLSIPESAYHQPVADSRIRSLANLAMDDEVEKAMSVMQRTGSHLARVIGPDGNTRGVLFLEDVIEELVGEIRDATQATGYRRLGQDK, encoded by the coding sequence ATGAGTGACTGGGCCGGAATTCTTTGGCTTGTCGTCCTGCTGATCGGCAACGCCTTCTTCGTGGCCGCCGAGTTCGCCGTGATGTCGGCCCGGCGCAGCCAGATCGAACCGCTGGCCGAGGCCGGCTCCAAACGCGCGCAGACCACCCTGCGCGCCATGGAAAACGTTTCGCTGATGCTCGCGTGCGCACAGTTGGGCATTACCGTGTGCTCGCTGCTGATCCTGCAGGTTGCCGAACCGGCGATCCACCACCTGCTGGCGGTGCCGTTGCACGCCGTCGGCGTTCCGGTGGAGATCGCGGACGTCGCGGCCTTCGCCATAGCCCTCCTGGCGGTCACCTTCCTGCACGTCACCTTCGGCGAAATGGTCCCCAAGAACATTTCGGTGTCCGTCGCGGATAAGGCGGCGCTGCTGCTGGCCCCGCCGCTGATGTTCATTGCCCGGATGGTCCGACCTGTCATCGTCGCCCTGAACTGGTCCGCGAACCACATCCTCCGGTTGATGCGGATCGAACCCAAGGACGAAGTCAACTCCTCGTTCACCCTCGAGGAGGTCCAGTCGATCGTGCAGGAATCCACCCGGCACGGCCTGGTGGACGACGACGCCGGACTGATCACCGGTGCGCTCGAATTCTCGGAGCACACCGCGGCCCGGGTCATGGTTCCGCTGGACAAGCTGGTCATGCTCAAAACGGCGACGACGCCCGCGGAATTCGAAAAAGCGGTCAGCCGGACAGGCTTTTCGCGGTTCCCGATGCTTGACGACGACGGGATGCTCTACGGATACCTCCACATCAAGGATGTGCTGTCCATCCCCGAGTCCGCCTATCACCAGCCGGTCGCGGACAGCCGGATCCGTTCGCTCGCCAATCTGGCCATGGACGACGAGGTAGAGAAGGCCATGTCTGTGATGCAGCGGACCGGTTCGCATCTGGCCCGGGTGATCGGCCCGGACGGTAATACGAGGGGCGTGCTCTTCCTGGAAGACGTCATCGAAGAGCTTGTCGGTGAGATCAGGGACGCTACCCAGGCCACCGGCTACCGCCGGCTGGGCCAGGACAAATAG
- a CDS encoding metal ABC transporter ATP-binding protein: MTPVVSLRGATLSFGQRTLWEGLDLDINPGEFFAVLGPNGSGKTTFLKVLLGLVELSAGTAELGGRPVERGSRRIGYVPQQKSFDPDTPLRARDLVGLGVDGHRWGIRTGVAKTSRRIDELLGFVGATDYANVPVGQLSGGEQQRLRVAQALAADPAVLLCDEPLLSLDLQHQQAVSALINRQCHERDSAVVFVTHEINPIMDYVDRVLYLADGRFRVGTPAEVMTTEVLSELYCSHVEVIQANGRLIVVGLPEAATHHHEDSHAVAGEVG; the protein is encoded by the coding sequence TTGACACCGGTAGTGAGCCTGCGGGGTGCCACCCTCTCCTTTGGGCAGCGGACCCTGTGGGAGGGCCTGGACCTGGATATCAACCCGGGCGAATTTTTCGCTGTGCTGGGTCCCAACGGCAGCGGCAAGACCACGTTCCTGAAAGTCCTGCTCGGCCTGGTGGAACTGAGCGCAGGCACGGCGGAACTCGGCGGGCGGCCGGTGGAACGCGGCAGCCGCCGGATCGGCTATGTCCCGCAGCAGAAGTCCTTCGACCCCGACACCCCGCTGCGCGCCCGGGATCTCGTGGGTCTCGGCGTCGACGGCCACCGCTGGGGCATCCGCACCGGCGTCGCAAAAACCAGCCGCCGGATCGATGAGCTCCTCGGGTTCGTCGGCGCCACGGACTACGCGAACGTCCCGGTCGGCCAGCTCTCCGGCGGCGAGCAGCAGCGGCTGCGCGTGGCGCAGGCCCTGGCGGCCGACCCGGCGGTACTGCTTTGCGATGAGCCTTTGCTGTCCCTGGACCTCCAGCACCAGCAGGCCGTCAGCGCGCTCATCAACAGGCAGTGTCACGAGCGGGACAGCGCCGTCGTCTTCGTGACCCATGAGATCAACCCGATCATGGACTATGTGGACCGCGTGCTGTACCTCGCCGACGGCCGGTTCCGCGTGGGCACCCCCGCCGAAGTCATGACCACCGAGGTCCTCTCCGAGCTGTACTGCAGCCATGTGGAGGTCATCCAGGCGAACGGCCGGCTGATCGTCGTGGGGCTGCCGGAAGCGGCTACCCACCATCATGAAGACTCCCACGCCGTAGCCGGGGAGGTGGGCTGA
- a CDS encoding metal ABC transporter permease, whose translation MDPDALLNAVFNFENYGELLVLVQNSLWAGAVLGLLGGLMGTFVMKRDLAFAVHGISELSFAGAALALLIGADVILGSLAGSVTAALVLGVMGIRARDKNSIIGVIMPFGLGLGILFLSLYEGRAANKFGLLTGQIVSVGTVQLQVLAGAAVVVMLALVAIWRPLTFASVDPDVATARGVPVRALGIGFMVLLGISVALSIQIVGALLVLALLITPAAAALRVTSSPRLVVTLSVVFAMTATVGGIMLALGGRLPISPYVTTLSFLIYVVCRLVGNYRMKQGINGRVLRTSPVPAA comes from the coding sequence GTGGATCCGGATGCTTTGCTGAACGCTGTTTTCAACTTCGAGAACTATGGCGAACTGCTGGTCCTCGTCCAGAATTCCCTGTGGGCCGGAGCGGTCCTTGGGCTCCTCGGCGGACTGATGGGCACGTTCGTGATGAAACGGGACCTCGCGTTCGCTGTCCACGGGATCTCCGAACTCTCCTTCGCCGGGGCTGCTCTGGCGCTGCTGATCGGGGCGGACGTCATCCTGGGCTCGCTGGCCGGCTCGGTTACCGCGGCGCTGGTCCTCGGCGTGATGGGCATCAGGGCTCGGGACAAGAACTCGATCATCGGTGTCATCATGCCGTTCGGACTGGGCCTGGGCATTCTCTTCCTGTCCCTCTATGAGGGCCGCGCCGCCAATAAGTTTGGCCTGCTCACCGGCCAGATCGTGTCGGTGGGCACAGTCCAGCTTCAGGTGCTGGCCGGTGCCGCCGTTGTGGTGATGCTCGCGCTCGTTGCCATCTGGCGGCCGCTGACGTTTGCCAGCGTGGACCCGGATGTCGCGACGGCCCGCGGCGTGCCGGTCCGCGCCCTCGGTATCGGGTTTATGGTGCTGCTGGGTATCAGCGTGGCGCTGTCCATCCAGATCGTGGGCGCACTGCTGGTGCTGGCGTTGCTGATCACGCCGGCGGCTGCCGCACTGCGGGTGACGTCCTCGCCGCGGCTTGTGGTGACGCTCAGTGTGGTGTTCGCCATGACGGCGACGGTGGGCGGCATCATGCTGGCCCTTGGCGGGCGCCTCCCGATCAGCCCCTACGTGACCACGCTGTCGTTCCTGATCTACGTGGTGTGCCGGCTGGTGGGGAACTACCGGATGAAACAGGGCATCAACGGACGCGTACTGCGGACTTCCCCGGTTCCGGCCGCCTGA
- a CDS encoding MBL fold metallo-hydrolase produces the protein MKLTKFTHACVRLEKDGRVLVLDPGTFSETDQALAGADAVLITHEHPDHIDVEAVVSALLGSNVLQLFAPEGVAAQLRGKSDGAAERIHTVAPGEDFDAAGFAVKSFGGQHALIHPQIPVVANIGYLVDSNLYHPGDSFIIPDGVEVRTLLVPIHAPWNKVGDVVDFVIGIRAPRAFQIHDALLNASGLGLVEGHVTRFGAKYGTDFRHLDSGESVEL, from the coding sequence ATGAAGCTCACGAAATTCACCCATGCCTGCGTCCGCCTCGAAAAGGACGGCCGGGTCCTGGTGCTGGATCCGGGGACCTTTTCCGAAACGGACCAGGCCTTGGCCGGGGCTGACGCCGTGCTGATCACCCACGAGCATCCTGACCACATAGACGTCGAGGCCGTGGTGTCGGCGCTGCTCGGGAGCAACGTCCTGCAGCTCTTCGCCCCGGAAGGGGTCGCGGCCCAACTGAGGGGAAAGTCCGACGGTGCCGCGGAGCGGATCCACACCGTGGCCCCGGGGGAGGACTTCGACGCGGCGGGATTCGCGGTGAAGAGCTTCGGCGGCCAGCACGCCCTGATCCACCCGCAGATTCCGGTGGTGGCCAATATCGGCTACCTCGTGGATTCCAATCTGTACCACCCCGGGGATTCCTTCATCATTCCCGACGGCGTCGAGGTCCGGACCCTGCTCGTGCCGATCCACGCGCCATGGAACAAGGTCGGTGACGTTGTGGACTTCGTGATCGGGATCCGCGCGCCGCGGGCCTTCCAGATCCACGACGCGCTGCTCAACGCCAGCGGACTGGGGCTCGTCGAGGGGCATGTCACCCGGTTCGGCGCCAAGTACGGGACCGATTTCCGGCACCTGGACAGCGGCGAGTCGGTGGAGCTGTAG
- a CDS encoding GuaB1 family IMP dehydrogenase-related protein encodes MRFLNEPSTDLTYSDVFLVPSRSDVISRLDVDLAADDGTGSTIPLVASNMTAVTGKRMAETMARRGGLAVLPQDVPIGVIRDVTGWLKTRHPVLETPVRLAPSDTVIDALHLMGKRPHGAVVVADDAGTVTGVIRAADCEGQDRFASLASVIRHQPLVLAAGTLDGGSGQALQNAFAAMDAAGTDYAPVQHDGALIGVLTRKGALRSTLYRPSLDTDGNLKVAAAVGINGDVAGRAAELLAAGVNVLVLDTAHGHQQKMFDALAAVKRLSPGVPVVAGNVVTAEATRELISAGADIVKVGVGPGAMCTTRMMTAVGRPQFSAVLECSAAARAAGGRVWADGGVRYPRDVALALAAGASQVMIGSWFAGTHESPGDLQTDAGGRQYKESFGMASARAVQHRNQREGAFEKDRKALFEEGISTSRMYVDAARPGVEDLLDMITAGVRSSMSYAGAADLAEFRERAVAGIQSAAGYEEGRPLAQSW; translated from the coding sequence GTGCGTTTCCTGAATGAGCCCAGCACCGACCTCACCTATTCCGATGTCTTCCTGGTCCCGTCCCGTTCGGACGTCATCTCGCGGCTGGACGTGGACCTGGCCGCGGACGACGGTACGGGCTCGACGATTCCGCTGGTGGCGTCCAACATGACGGCAGTGACGGGCAAGCGGATGGCCGAAACCATGGCCCGCCGCGGCGGCCTGGCAGTCCTGCCCCAGGACGTGCCGATAGGGGTCATCCGGGACGTCACGGGGTGGCTCAAGACCCGGCATCCGGTGCTGGAAACTCCCGTCCGGCTGGCGCCCTCCGATACCGTCATCGATGCCCTGCACCTGATGGGCAAACGGCCGCACGGTGCCGTTGTGGTGGCGGACGACGCCGGAACGGTGACCGGCGTGATCCGCGCCGCCGACTGCGAAGGGCAGGACCGCTTCGCCTCGCTGGCTTCCGTGATCCGGCACCAGCCCCTCGTTCTGGCCGCCGGGACGCTCGATGGCGGATCGGGACAAGCGCTCCAGAACGCGTTCGCCGCGATGGACGCAGCCGGGACCGATTACGCCCCGGTCCAGCACGACGGCGCCCTGATTGGTGTCCTCACCCGGAAGGGGGCCCTGCGCTCCACCCTGTACCGACCCTCCCTGGACACCGACGGGAACCTCAAGGTGGCTGCCGCGGTAGGGATCAACGGCGACGTTGCCGGCCGGGCGGCCGAGCTGCTGGCCGCCGGCGTCAATGTGCTGGTCCTTGATACGGCGCACGGCCATCAGCAGAAGATGTTCGATGCGCTGGCCGCCGTCAAACGTCTCAGCCCCGGTGTGCCGGTCGTCGCCGGCAACGTGGTCACGGCGGAAGCCACCCGCGAGCTGATCAGCGCCGGTGCGGACATCGTGAAGGTCGGCGTCGGCCCCGGCGCGATGTGTACCACCCGGATGATGACGGCGGTTGGCCGTCCGCAGTTCTCGGCCGTCCTCGAATGCTCCGCCGCGGCGCGCGCCGCCGGAGGCCGGGTCTGGGCTGACGGCGGGGTCCGGTATCCGCGCGATGTGGCCCTGGCCCTGGCCGCCGGAGCCAGCCAGGTCATGATTGGTTCCTGGTTCGCCGGCACACACGAAAGTCCTGGCGACCTCCAGACTGATGCCGGTGGACGCCAGTACAAGGAAAGCTTCGGGATGGCCTCGGCCCGCGCGGTGCAGCACCGCAACCAGCGGGAGGGGGCCTTCGAGAAGGACCGGAAGGCGCTGTTCGAGGAGGGCATCTCCACGTCGCGGATGTACGTGGATGCGGCGAGGCCCGGCGTCGAGGACCTACTGGACATGATCACCGCGGGCGTGCGGAGCTCGATGAGCTACGCCGGCGCCGCAGACCTGGCCGAATTCCGCGAACGCGCCGTCGCCGGAATCCAGTCCGCGGCAGGCTACGAAGAGGGCCGGCCACTGGCGCAGAGCTGGTGA
- a CDS encoding metal ABC transporter solute-binding protein, Zn/Mn family: MTAVAGITLVLTACGTPAGSGGGETGDGTVDVVASTSVYGDIVSIIGGDKVRVTALISRVSQDPHSYEATTQDKLAVSKAELIVENGGGYDDFIHKLADDTGLDHGSLISAVDVSGLAPAAADAGSSAAPDGAGHSHGYGSFNEHVWYSLPAMGRLADAVAARLADLEPANAETFRINAVSFKESLGQLEARLAALKSTSDQVPMAVTEPVPLYLLEDAGLENKMPMAYLAAIEDDADVPPVVLKDAVDLMGSGAVRLLAYNTQTEGPQTQAVKKAAEDAGVTVLDFRETLPEGQSYVQWMTANVDSISAALG, from the coding sequence ATGACCGCCGTCGCCGGTATCACGCTCGTGCTGACCGCGTGCGGAACGCCCGCCGGCAGCGGCGGCGGAGAGACCGGCGACGGCACCGTCGATGTGGTCGCGTCGACCAGCGTCTACGGGGACATTGTCAGCATCATCGGCGGGGATAAGGTCCGCGTCACCGCACTTATCTCGCGGGTCAGCCAGGATCCGCACTCGTATGAGGCCACGACCCAGGACAAGCTGGCTGTCTCGAAGGCGGAACTGATCGTGGAGAACGGTGGCGGCTACGACGACTTCATCCACAAACTGGCCGACGACACCGGCCTGGACCACGGCAGCCTCATCAGCGCCGTGGATGTTTCCGGGCTTGCCCCGGCGGCCGCTGATGCCGGGTCCTCAGCTGCCCCGGATGGGGCCGGCCACAGCCACGGCTACGGTTCGTTCAACGAGCACGTCTGGTACAGCCTGCCGGCCATGGGCCGGCTTGCCGACGCAGTCGCCGCCAGACTCGCGGACCTGGAACCTGCCAACGCGGAGACTTTCCGGATCAACGCTGTGTCCTTCAAAGAGTCGCTCGGCCAGCTTGAAGCCCGGCTCGCCGCCCTCAAATCGACGTCCGATCAGGTCCCGATGGCAGTGACCGAGCCGGTCCCGCTGTACCTGCTGGAGGATGCGGGACTGGAAAACAAAATGCCCATGGCGTATCTGGCCGCCATCGAAGATGACGCCGATGTGCCGCCCGTTGTGCTCAAAGACGCCGTCGACCTGATGGGATCCGGCGCCGTCAGGCTGCTCGCGTACAACACGCAGACGGAAGGCCCGCAGACCCAGGCCGTGAAAAAAGCGGCCGAGGACGCGGGCGTCACGGTGCTGGACTTCCGCGAGACCCTGCCGGAGGGGCAGTCCTACGTGCAGTGGATGACCGCCAACGTGGACAGCATCAGCGCAGCCCTGGGCTGA
- a CDS encoding sulfurtransferase encodes MQTLMDVAELNDRRHSGRRTVLLDVRWALGDPHGRDHYLGGHLPGAVFVDLAGELAGPADPRRGRHPLPPRDRFEESVRRWGVRDNDVVVVYDDSGNTAAARLWWMLRHAGFQTVYLLDGGLAAWRAAGYGLATGPESPARGDVTLSDGAMPIIDAGQAAAWAGAGLLLDARAVERYRGEIEPVDPRAGHIPGAVSAPTAANLGNDGRFLPAAELRQRFAALGMSDDVPAAVYCGSGVTAAHEIAALEIAGFPAALYPGSFSEWSNNPANPVVTGPGQ; translated from the coding sequence ATGCAGACCCTGATGGATGTGGCCGAACTCAACGACCGGCGGCACTCCGGCCGGCGGACCGTCCTGCTGGACGTGCGCTGGGCGCTGGGAGACCCGCATGGCCGCGACCATTACCTCGGCGGACACCTGCCCGGGGCGGTCTTTGTTGATCTCGCGGGCGAACTCGCCGGCCCCGCGGATCCCCGGCGGGGCCGGCACCCGCTTCCGCCGCGTGACCGGTTCGAGGAATCGGTGCGCCGCTGGGGTGTCCGCGACAACGACGTGGTGGTGGTCTACGACGACAGCGGCAATACGGCCGCCGCACGGCTCTGGTGGATGCTGCGGCATGCCGGTTTCCAGACTGTGTACCTGCTCGACGGCGGCCTCGCCGCCTGGCGCGCGGCAGGCTACGGACTGGCCACGGGGCCGGAATCGCCGGCTCGCGGCGACGTCACGCTCTCCGACGGCGCGATGCCGATCATCGACGCCGGACAGGCTGCGGCCTGGGCAGGGGCGGGACTGCTGCTCGACGCCCGCGCGGTGGAGCGGTACCGCGGCGAAATCGAACCGGTCGATCCCCGGGCCGGCCACATTCCGGGCGCCGTCAGCGCCCCCACCGCCGCGAACCTCGGCAACGACGGTCGTTTTCTGCCCGCTGCGGAACTGCGGCAGCGTTTCGCCGCGCTGGGGATGAGCGATGATGTCCCCGCCGCCGTCTATTGCGGCTCCGGTGTCACCGCGGCCCACGAAATCGCGGCGCTGGAAATCGCAGGCTTTCCGGCTGCACTATATCCGGGCTCCTTCTCCGAATGGTCCAACAACCCGGCGAACCCGGTGGTGACCGGACCGGGGCAGTAG
- a CDS encoding PLP-dependent cysteine synthase family protein: MRNQDRAWADEAIRRINAENNRSADTHLYSVPLPEQWGVRLYLKDESTHRTGSLKHRLARSLFLFGLVNGWIREGTTIVEASSGSTAVSEAYFAQLLGLPFMAVMARTTSREKIALIEQFGGSCVLVDHASEVYDVAGELARSTNGHYMDQFTYAERATDWRGNNNIAESIFGQLALEEHPVPDWIVVGAGTGGTSATIGRYLRYQSHNTQLCVVDPQNSAFRPGWLAARGGHGGASATPGTALPSRIEGIGRPRLEPSFVPAVIDHMIEVPDAASVAAMRHLQEHAGLHAGPSTGTNLWGVWQLIAGMIADGRRGSIVSLMCDGGERYAGNYYNQDWLRSQDLDPEPYEAAIARFFATGAWPS, from the coding sequence ATGCGTAACCAGGACCGTGCGTGGGCCGACGAGGCCATCCGCAGAATCAATGCAGAGAATAACCGGTCCGCCGACACTCATTTGTATTCGGTCCCGCTTCCGGAACAGTGGGGCGTCCGGCTGTACCTTAAGGACGAGTCCACCCACCGCACGGGCAGCCTCAAACACCGGCTGGCCCGTTCCCTTTTCCTCTTCGGCCTGGTCAACGGCTGGATCAGGGAAGGCACCACGATCGTGGAAGCCTCGAGCGGAAGCACCGCGGTCTCGGAAGCCTATTTCGCCCAATTGCTGGGCCTGCCGTTTATGGCCGTGATGGCCCGCACCACGAGCCGCGAGAAGATCGCCCTGATCGAGCAGTTCGGCGGGTCCTGTGTGCTGGTGGACCATGCCTCGGAAGTTTACGATGTCGCCGGTGAGCTGGCCCGCAGCACCAACGGCCACTATATGGACCAGTTCACCTACGCCGAGCGCGCCACCGACTGGCGGGGCAACAACAACATCGCGGAGTCGATCTTCGGCCAGCTGGCGCTGGAGGAACATCCCGTTCCGGACTGGATCGTTGTCGGCGCCGGGACCGGCGGCACCTCCGCCACGATCGGCCGCTACCTCCGCTACCAGAGCCACAACACGCAGTTGTGCGTCGTGGACCCGCAGAACTCCGCTTTTCGCCCAGGCTGGCTGGCAGCCCGCGGCGGTCATGGCGGCGCCTCTGCCACGCCGGGAACAGCACTGCCGTCCCGGATCGAGGGCATCGGCCGCCCCCGGCTCGAACCCAGCTTCGTCCCCGCGGTCATTGACCACATGATCGAGGTTCCCGATGCCGCGTCGGTGGCTGCGATGCGGCATTTGCAGGAGCACGCCGGGCTGCACGCAGGCCCCTCGACCGGGACCAATCTGTGGGGTGTGTGGCAGCTCATCGCCGGCATGATCGCCGACGGCCGCCGCGGCAGCATCGTCTCCCTCATGTGCGACGGCGGGGAACGGTACGCCGGGAACTACTACAACCAGGACTGGCTGCGCAGCCAGGACCTCGATCCGGAACCGTACGAGGCGGCCATCGCCCGTTTCTTCGCGACCGGGGCCTGGCCGTCCTAG